One Rosa chinensis cultivar Old Blush chromosome 5, RchiOBHm-V2, whole genome shotgun sequence genomic region harbors:
- the LOC112166790 gene encoding protein TIFY 5A, translating into MRKSCNLELELRLSSSDECSSSPHHQSSQDLQQQQQLTIFYSGVMCVSDVTELQARAILCAANNEIGETVVKISTIPSPSPSGSYELSSPSLHYSPLCSSRVSARGLSSMKKSLQKFLQKRKHRSQATHPYHRRIVN; encoded by the exons ATGAGGAAAAGTTGCAATCTGGAACTAGAACTTCGCCTTTCTTCTTCTGATGAATGTTCCAGCTCCCCTCATCACCAATCAAGTCAAGACCTGCAACAGCAACAGCAGCTAACCATTTTCTACAGTGGAGTAATGTGCGTTTCTGATGTCACTGAGCTTCAG GCCAGAGCCATTCTTTGTGCGGCAAACAATGAGATAGGGGAAACAGTGGTAAAGATTAGTACCATTCCAAGTCCGAGTCCAAGTGGGTCGTATGAATTATCTTCACCAAGCCTGCACTACTCTCCACTATGCAGCAGCCGTGTTTCAGCACGTGGTCTATCCTCTATGAAGAAGTCACTGCAAAAGTTTCTCCAAAAGAGAAAACATCGGAGCCAAGCAACACATCCCTACCATAGACGAATTGTAAATTAG
- the LOC112203091 gene encoding probable RNA-dependent RNA polymerase 4 produces the protein MGGGDFDGDLYWISRNPQLLESFKPSEPWIEKSSTQKVHGKRPTELSNVDLEDELIKLFLKTRFEPSFAMSEAAQHWMASMDKFLSLGDTSIDEKNELKAKILQLIDIYYEALDAPRKVLRL, from the exons ATGGGTGGTGGAGATTTTGATGGTGATCTATACTGGATCTCAAGAAACCCTCAG CTGTTGGAATCGTTTAAACCAAGTGAACCTTGGATTGAAAAGTCATCTACCCAAAAAGTTCATGGTAAAAGACCAACCGAGCTTTCAAATGTTGATCTAGAAGATGAGCTCATCAAACTATTCTTGAAGACTAGGTTTGAACCAAG CTTCGCAATGAGTGAGGCAGCTCAACACTGGATGGCTTCGATGGATAAATTTTTGAGTTTAGGAGATACGAGTATTGATGAGAAAAACGAACTGAAGGCAAAGATATTGCAATTGATTGATATTTACTATGAAGCTCTCGATGCCCCAAGAAAGGTTTTAAG GTTGTAG
- the LOC112203092 gene encoding probable RNA-dependent RNA polymerase 5 gives MFGVQLLDSVQQSLDRICHLKKQPQPDDGIRRKLALLSEQDALYVLDQIYNSKTEIRTLNGFIAFMIRKLENESSSSPSSRTVWTPQSPSASSSSVTSPPQLYHSPDHSQVVDQSEESGLCSSVFQRLYLSSQGETIPCGSPGVEQHQDYNRQPLYSSASPSEAFQTSYYQSHSSPAGTDAPFYSSSQPQGETPNPSPMTVCNGQSPYSSPSPYQILSAPSNTHRQLYERFQGVHVSPFQTLSASPVTPVQLHKSFQGETVTHSPVLYHPGDHGPAHLEALGELEFRRQFLILSYAGGTKLKDVIEVEAIRRWRNLPMVNFDTKVWHALGENNVGKADRRLYSDWDSQRTHHYYCYVSLDGSCKFKVSAVPSGPFLDKPRTLLQKWLEDDNVLEVKFTQGEGSSILFDNNYGTYSKLMREGILVGLRRYGHFVHSVGGNKGKNKLKDPTSSPVKCYFVRMSSDAAIDMGKFYKLAGKTMHEGRSLLTHVHTGPSLANYMARLSLILSKTVTLEVNWSLVKVEFINEEYCLDESGNPIYVDGKARIHTDGTGFISEDLALLCPEIAHKGELINNEHIEGLDDPDDELEDNILEWKQPGTRTQELLPPNTLQIRPSMVKVEPDPKLSDPQTVNSLEIVGTSKLTKRTTLSRNLIALLYHGGVPKEYFIELLMKALEETRDVYSNKRAAFRVALRYGEIDDNSNVAKMISCGIPLEEPYMQYRLSALMNMEKINLKKGKICIPESYYLMGTADPTGKLEKDQVCIILYV, from the exons ATGTTCGGCGTGCAGCTACTCGACTCCGTGCAGCAATCGCTGGATCGAATATGTCACCTTAAGAAGCAACCGCAGCCGGACGACGGCATCAGAAGAAAGCTGGCATTGCTGAGCGAGCAAGACGCCCTCTACGTGCTGGACCAAATTTACAACAGCAAAACTGAGATCAGAACCCTCAATGGATTCATTGCTTTCATGATCAGGAAACTAGAGAATGAATCTTCTTCGTCTCCTTCTTCTAGAACAGTTTGGACCCCTCAGAGTccctctgcttcttcttcttctgttacTAGTCCTCCACAGCTTTATCACAGCCCTGATCATTCTCAAG TTGTAGACCAGTCTGAAGAGAGTGGACTCTGTTCCTCTGTTTTTCAGCGGCTATATTTGAGCTCTCAAG GTGAGACAATTCCTTGTGGTTCTCCTGGTGTAGAGCAACATCAAGACTATAATCGACAGCCACTCTATTCTTCAGCTTCTCCTTCTGAAGCTTTCCAGACTTCTTATTATCAGAGCCATTCTTCTCCTGCTGGTACTGATGCACCATTTTATTCCAGTTCTCAGCCTCAGG GTGAGACTCCCAACCCATCCCCGATGACAGTGTGCAATGGCCAATCACCTTATTCCTCCCCTTCTCCTTATCAAATCCTGTCTGCTCCTTCTAATACTCATAGACAACTCTATGAGAGGTTCCAAG GTGTCCATGTTTCTCCCTTTCAAACCCTATCTGCCTCTCCTGTTACTCCTGTTCAACTTCATAAGAGCTTTCAAG gtgaGACTGTCACTCACTCCCCAGTTCTATACCATCCTGGTGACCATGGACCAGCACACTTAGAAGCTCTGGGAGAACTCGAGTTCAGAAGACAATTTCTAATATTAAGTTATGCTGGAGG AACAAAGTTAAAAGATGTAATAGAAGTGGAGGCTATTAGGCGCTGGAGAAATTTGCCAATGGTAAACTTTGACACCAAAGTTTGGCATGCTTTGGGTGAAAACAATGTTGGCAAGGCTGACCGACGATTG TATTCTGATTGGGATTCTCAAAGAACACACCACTACTATTGTTATGTTTCCTTGGATGGGAGTTGCAAGTTCAAGGTTTCTGCTGTACCctca GGTCCCTTCCTAGACAAACCAAGAACTCTCCTACAGAAATGGTTAGAAGATGACAATGTTTTAGAGGTGAAATTTACCCAAGGGGAAGGTTCCAGTATTCTTTTTGATAATAATTATGGTACATATAGCAAGTTAATGCGAGAAGGCATTCTTGTTGGTTTGCGGCGATATGGTCACTTTG TGCACAGTGTTGGTGGTAACAAAGGAAAGAATAAGTTGAAAGACCCAACTTCATCACCTGTGAAATGTTACTTTGTTCGTATGAGCTCTGATGCTGCGATAGACATGGGTAAATTCTATAAGTTAGCTGGCAAAACGATGCATGAAGGAAGATCTCTTTTGACGCACGTACACACTGGGCCTAGTTTGGCAAATTACATGGCTAG GTTATCTCTCATTTTGTCCAAGACAGTTACTTTAGAAGTGAATTGGTCACTTGTCAAGGTTGAGTTCATCAATGAAGAATACTGTCTC GATGAGTCTGGTAATCCCATCTATGTAGATGGAAAAGCTCGTATACATACTGATGGCACAGGATTTATATCTGAGGATCTGGCTTTACTTTGTCCTGAGATAGCACACAAAGGAGAGCTTATCAATAATGAACACATCGAG GGACTTGATGATCCTGATGATGAACTTGAGGACAACATTCTGGAATGGAAACAGCCAGGCACTAGAACTCAGGAACTG CTTCCACCAAACACATTGCAGATTCGACCGTCAATGGTCAAAGTTGAGCCAGATCCAAAACTGTCAGATCCTCAAACAGTGAATTCACTGGAGATAGTAGGAACAAG TAAACTTACTAAGAGAACAACTTTGTCGAGGAATTTGATTGCACTTTTATACCATGGAGGGGTGCCAAAAGAATACTTCATCGAGTTACTTATGAAAGCTTTAGAAGAGACTCGTGATGTTTATAGCAATAAACGTGCAGCATTCAGAG TTGCCCTTAGATATGGCGAGATCGATGACAATAGTAATGTTGCGAAAATGATCTCCTGTGGTATTCCTCTTGAAGAACCATATATGCAATATCGTCTTTCAGCCCTTATGAACATGGAAAAGATCAATCttaaaaaagggaaaatttgtATTCCTGAATCATACTATTTGATGGGGACAGCTGATCCAACAGGAAAACTTGAAAAAGATCAAGTTTGCATTATCCTGTATGTATGA
- the LOC112167524 gene encoding (S)-2-hydroxy-acid oxidase GLO1 isoform X1, whose protein sequence is MEMITNVSEYEKIAKEKLPKMVYDYYASGAEDQWTLKENKRAFSRILFRPRILIDVSKIDMRTTVLGFNISMPIMIAPTAMQKMAHPEGEFATARAASAADTIMTLSSWATSSVEEVASTGPGIRFFQLYVYKDRNVVAQLVKRAEKAGFKAIALTVDTPRLGRREADIKNRFTLPSNLTLKNFENIDLGKMDKTNDSGLASYVAGQIDRSLSWKDVKWLQTITHLPILVKGVITAEDAQLAVQYGAAGIIVSNHGARQLDYVPSTIMALEEVVKATRGAIPVFLDGGVRRGTDVFKALALGASGVFIGRPVVFSLAAAGEAGVRKVLQMLRDEFELTMALSGCRSLKEITRDHIVTEWDRPRIAPKL, encoded by the exons ATGGAGATGATCACCAATGTTTCCGAGTATGAGAAGATTGCAAAGGAGAAATTGCCAAAGATGGTTTATGACTACTATGCATCTGGTGCAGAGGACCAGTGGACTCTTAAGGAGAACAAACGCGCTTTCTCCAGGATTTT GTTTCGACCTCGTATTCTTATTGATGTAAGCAAGATAGACATGAGAACAACAGTTTTGGGATTCAATATTTCAATGCCCATCATGATAGCTCCTACAGCCATGCAGAAGATGGCTCACCCTGAAG GAGAGTTTGCAACAGCAAGAGCAGCATCTGCAGCTGACACAATTATG ACACTGTCCTCTTGGGCTACTTCCAGTGTCGAAGAGGTCGCGTCAACAGGACCTGGCATTCGTTTTTTCCAACTCTAT gtgTACAAAGACAGGAATGTGGTTGCACAGCTTGTCAAAAGAGCTGAGAAAGCTGGTTTCAAGGCAATAGCCCTTACAGTGGACACTCCACGGCTTGGGCGCAGGGAGGCTGATATCAAGAACAG ATTTACTTTACCATCAAATTTGACATTGAAGAACTTTGAGAATATTGATCTCGGAAAGATGGACAAG ACCAATGATTCTGGACTAGCATCATATGTTGCTGGACAAATTGACCGGTCTCTCAGCTGGAAG GACGTGAAATGGCTTCAGACAATCACCCATTTACCGATTCTTGTAAAGGGTGTGATTACAGCTGAGGATG CACAACTAGCTGTACAATATGGAGCTGCAGGAATAATAGTCTCGAACCATGGAGCTCGCCAGCTTGATTATGTCCCCTCAACTATTATGGCTTTGGAAGAG GTCGTCAAAGCTACGCGAGGGGCAATTCCTGTCTTCTTGGATGGTGGAGTGAGGCGAGGAACGGATGTTTTCAAAGCTCTGGCTCTTGGAGCATCGGGTGTATTT ATCGGAAGACCAGTAGTGTTCTCCTTAGCTGCTGCAGGGGAGGCTGGTGTCAGGAAAGTCCTTCAAATGCTCCGGGATGAGTTTGAGCTGACTATGGCATTAAGCGGTTGCCGCTCCCTCAAGGAAATCACCCGAGACCATATCGTAACGGAATGGGATCGTCCTCGTATTGCACCCAAATTATAA
- the LOC112167524 gene encoding (S)-2-hydroxy-acid oxidase GLO1 isoform X2, with product MRRLQRRNCQRWFMTTMHLVQRTSGLLRRTNALSPGFCKFRPRILIDVSKIDMRTTVLGFNISMPIMIAPTAMQKMAHPEGEFATARAASAADTIMTLSSWATSSVEEVASTGPGIRFFQLYVYKDRNVVAQLVKRAEKAGFKAIALTVDTPRLGRREADIKNRFTLPSNLTLKNFENIDLGKMDKTNDSGLASYVAGQIDRSLSWKDVKWLQTITHLPILVKGVITAEDAQLAVQYGAAGIIVSNHGARQLDYVPSTIMALEEVVKATRGAIPVFLDGGVRRGTDVFKALALGASGVFIGRPVVFSLAAAGEAGVRKVLQMLRDEFELTMALSGCRSLKEITRDHIVTEWDRPRIAPKL from the exons ATGAGAAGATTGCAAAGGAGAAATTGCCAAAGATGGTTTATGACTACTATGCATCTGGTGCAGAGGACCAGTGGACTCTTAAGGAGAACAAACGCGCTTTCTCCAGGATTTTGTAA GTTTCGACCTCGTATTCTTATTGATGTAAGCAAGATAGACATGAGAACAACAGTTTTGGGATTCAATATTTCAATGCCCATCATGATAGCTCCTACAGCCATGCAGAAGATGGCTCACCCTGAAG GAGAGTTTGCAACAGCAAGAGCAGCATCTGCAGCTGACACAATTATG ACACTGTCCTCTTGGGCTACTTCCAGTGTCGAAGAGGTCGCGTCAACAGGACCTGGCATTCGTTTTTTCCAACTCTAT gtgTACAAAGACAGGAATGTGGTTGCACAGCTTGTCAAAAGAGCTGAGAAAGCTGGTTTCAAGGCAATAGCCCTTACAGTGGACACTCCACGGCTTGGGCGCAGGGAGGCTGATATCAAGAACAG ATTTACTTTACCATCAAATTTGACATTGAAGAACTTTGAGAATATTGATCTCGGAAAGATGGACAAG ACCAATGATTCTGGACTAGCATCATATGTTGCTGGACAAATTGACCGGTCTCTCAGCTGGAAG GACGTGAAATGGCTTCAGACAATCACCCATTTACCGATTCTTGTAAAGGGTGTGATTACAGCTGAGGATG CACAACTAGCTGTACAATATGGAGCTGCAGGAATAATAGTCTCGAACCATGGAGCTCGCCAGCTTGATTATGTCCCCTCAACTATTATGGCTTTGGAAGAG GTCGTCAAAGCTACGCGAGGGGCAATTCCTGTCTTCTTGGATGGTGGAGTGAGGCGAGGAACGGATGTTTTCAAAGCTCTGGCTCTTGGAGCATCGGGTGTATTT ATCGGAAGACCAGTAGTGTTCTCCTTAGCTGCTGCAGGGGAGGCTGGTGTCAGGAAAGTCCTTCAAATGCTCCGGGATGAGTTTGAGCTGACTATGGCATTAAGCGGTTGCCGCTCCCTCAAGGAAATCACCCGAGACCATATCGTAACGGAATGGGATCGTCCTCGTATTGCACCCAAATTATAA